TGCGATGCTTACAAATCGACGTCATTATTTGGATCCGATCAATTTCGCCACAAACTTCGCATTTTTCAGAGACACGGGCACAAAACACACCCGTCTAGTAAGCGCTAACTATTGGGCAGGTTATGGGGCCAAAAATATAAAGATTTGGTGTAGGCTTTTTGGCAGCACGGGCGAAATTCTTGCAGACTGGGAGCAATCCTTGGATGATAAAGTTTCAACGATTGTTATTGATTCGGAAGAAATACGTCGTCGATTTGAGCTCGGAGATTTTTCAGGCCAACTATTTATTCATATTGTAGGTGCAGCTGGGCATGACGTAGTCAAATATGCGCTAGATACCTATGGTAATGATGAAACGGTGCTTTCATGCACACACGACGCCAATGCATGGCCTGCAGACTTATATGGGGGTCTGCCAGCCCCGAGATTGGGTGAGAAGGTGCTGCTTTGGGTACAAAATAGTCATCCGTGTCCAATTAAAAAGGGTGCAATTGGACTAAATCGGATGGGTGATAAAGATATAGTCTGGCTCGACAAAGAAATACCCGCATTTGCCTCCTTGCCATTAGATGTTTCAAGTCTGCTACCCGATGTAAAATGGCCGGCCCAGATTGAGATCAATGCTGGTAAACATTTTGTTAGGCCGCGTTACGAAATAACAACAGCCCAAGGTAGGAGCCGCATAAGCCATCCTAATGTAGAACGCAGTGACCTAGAAACAGACGCCAAAATTCCCGAGCTTAATATTCATTTAGGCAAGGGTTACCTTTTACCTGCTCCATTATTGCCCTTCGAACGGTTCAAGACAACAATTCTTCCAACGCCCATGGCTACTAACCAGGAGAATTTGCCAGTCGCAGCTGTCGCTTATGATCATCAGGGTAATGAAATTGCGCGACATAGATTCGGATGTTTAAGACGAAATCACGAGGAATATTTAGACGCAGACCTTTGGTTAGGTAGCAACCAAAAGCATTGTTTAAAGGCTGGTTATGGCCATGTCGAATTGGTTTATGATTTCTCCGATGGCGGTGAGGCGGATGGGTGGCTTCACGGATTGTTCCGTTACGAAGACCGGCATAATGGCCATGCCGCAGAGACCAGTTTTGGAGCACACATTTTCAATAGCATCCTCACATACAAGAATGAACCACAATCGTATGTTGGTCCCCCGCCTGGATTAAGTACTCGTCTTTTTCTTCGTACCGGACGAAAAACACAAGAAGCGTTATGTCATTTAATCTATCCCGCCTCCACTCCATGGCATGAATTTAGTCGAACAGAGCTAATCTTGCACAACCGAAACGGCCAGATCATTACAACCGAGAACATTAGTATTCCTTGTGGCGGATCATTGCATTTCCGGTACAGTGAAACATTTGACATCGCCAGCATTACAGAAGCTGGCGAGGATTCCTACGTGCTCATCCGAGACACGACTTGCCGGCTTTTCGGATACCACGGACTCAGTGACCGCGAAAATAGTTTTAGCCTAGACCACATGTTTGGTTTTTAAAAAGAGGTCGCTAGGATGGCAATCGACTGGGATAAACTTCGTGTCTTTCACGCAGTTGCAGAGGCTGGAAGTTTCACACATGCGGCGGACACGTTAAATTTGAGCCAATCAGCAATTAGCAGACAAATAAGTACACTAGAAACCAGCCTTGAAAATACTTTGTTTCATCGCCACGCGCGGGGTTTGATGCTCACCGAGCACGGAGAGAACCTTTACCGAACGACCCATGATGTTTTCCACAAACTTGCCATGGTTGAGGCCCAAATCACGGAAGATAAAAAACGCCCAAGTGGACCTTTGAAGATTACTACCACTGTAGCACTCGGATCGCTTTGGCTTACTCCGCGAATAAAGAAATTCATAGACACCTACCCGGAAGTCGAGGTGCATTTAGTTTTAACCGATGGTGAGCTTGACCTCGGCATGCGAGAGGCTGATATTGGGATTCGGCTCTCGGCACCACAACAACCGGACCTCATTCAACGGACCCTAATGCCGGTGAGATCACATGTGTATGCATCGCCAGAATACCTCGAAGAAAAGGGCACT
The DNA window shown above is from Pseudomonadota bacterium and carries:
- a CDS encoding LysR family transcriptional regulator → MDWDKLRVFHAVAEAGSFTHAADTLNLSQSAISRQISTLETSLENTLFHRHARGLMLTEHGENLYRTTHDVFHKLAMVEAQITEDKKRPSGPLKITTTVALGSLWLTPRIKKFIDTYPEVEVHLVLTDGELDLGMREADIGIRLSAPQQPDLIQRTLMPVRSHVYASPEYLEEKGTPQTPEELDNHRLIVYGSDLSPPVPSINWLLDLGAKTGQKREPVLTVNNLYGVYRAARGGLGLAGLPDYMIAHDSNLVKVLPQFGGPKIQTFFVYPEELRHSKRIAVFREFLLRQVNQKPFQSSPD